CCGATAGGCCGATCGACCCCTCATCCGACCCTGCTCCGCAGGGCCACCTTCTCCCGCAAGGGGAGAAGGATGAGGAACAACTATGCACTCGGCATCGCCACCGCCGCCACCCGCCCGCGGATCATCTGGATCTGCCCGCGTTCCTCCAGTTCCAGGGCGCTCTCGAAGCTCATCCCCTCCAGGGTCGCGTCGAAGGTGCGCTTGGAAATCCGCAGGGCGTCGGGGCCGGCCTTCAGCATGGCCGTCGCCAGGCGGTCGCCCTCGGCGGCCAGCCCCTCGTCGGCGATCACCTTGGAAACCAGGCCCACGCGATGCGCCTCCTCGGCGTTCATCGGCTCGCCGGTCAGCAGCATCTCGCGGGTCCGCGAAATCCCCATGGTCCGCTGCAGCCGCCAGCTCACCGCCAGCTCAGACCCCGACAGCCCGATCTTGATGAAGGCTGGGTGGAAGGCCGCACTGGCGCCGGCCACGATGACATCGGCGCCCAGAGCAATGGCCAGGCCGCCGCCGGCCGCCGCCCCATGCACCAGGGCGATGATCGGCTGCGGGCAGGCGCGCATGGCCTTCAGCGTATCGCGCAGCATCCAGTCGCCGTTGGGCCCATCCCGCAGCCGGTCCGGCTGGCCGCCGGCCTTCAGGTCCGCGCCGGAGGAGAACGCCCGCCCCGCTCCGGCCAGCACGATCACGCGGCACTCGGTGTCGCGCCGCCGCGCCTCGAAATAGGCCAACAGGGCGTCCGACAGCGGCTGGTTCAGGGCGTTCAGCCGCTCGGGCCGG
The sequence above is drawn from the Phenylobacterium glaciei genome and encodes:
- a CDS encoding enoyl-CoA hydratase/isomerase family protein → MADQDVLLVERRGETDFVTLNRPERLNALNQPLSDALLAYFEARRRDTECRVIVLAGAGRAFSSGADLKAGGQPDRLRDGPNGDWMLRDTLKAMRACPQPIIALVHGAAAGGGLAIALGADVIVAGASAAFHPAFIKIGLSGSELAVSWRLQRTMGISRTREMLLTGEPMNAEEAHRVGLVSKVIADEGLAAEGDRLATAMLKAGPDALRISKRTFDATLEGMSFESALELEERGQIQMIRGRVAAVAMPSA